The following coding sequences are from one Bufo bufo chromosome 2, aBufBuf1.1, whole genome shotgun sequence window:
- the LOC120991966 gene encoding zinc finger protein OZF-like, giving the protein MLSLNYKAEDEDIMQCSSGENFITLNVYPGHHSTDLSYNPPNHDEPSPYQSQFATTSTGQKGGGMFHCVKEFTKSLGLSTHRRIHTGEKPYSCPECGKCFTDKSQLVIHKRRHTGEKPYSCSECGKCFTEKSYLVIHERRHTGEKPYSCSECGKRFTEKSTLVRHERIHTGEKPYSCPKCGKYFTRKSYLVIHERTHTGEKPYSCLKCGKYFTRKSYLVTHERSHTGEKPYSCSKCGKYFTRKSYLVTHERIHTGEKPYSCSECGKCFTQKSHLVIHKRTHTGENPYSCPECGKYLTNKSHLAAHQRIHTGEKPFSCSECGKCFRQKSDLVTHHRSHTGEKPYSCSECGKCFTQKSHLVIHKRTHTGENPYSCPECGKYLTNKSHLAAHQRIHTGEKPFSCSECGKCFTQKSDIVRHERNHTGEKPYSCSECGKCFITKATLRAHHRSHTEEKTF; this is encoded by the coding sequence ATGTTATCACTGAATTATAAAGCAGAAGATGAAGATATCATGCAgtgctcttcaggagaaaacttCATTACCCTTAATGTATATCCAGGACATCACAGTacagatctgtcatataatccCCCTAATCACGATGAACCTTCTCCTTACCAATCACAGTTTGCTACCACAAGTACAGGTCAGAAAGGGGGTGGAATGTTTCACTGTGTTAAAGAGTTCACAAAAAGCTTAGGTCTTTCTACACacagaagaattcacacaggggagaagccatactcctgcccagaatgtgggaaatgttttacagataaatcacaGCTTGTTATACATAAAAGAagacacacaggagagaagccgtattcatgttcagaatgtggaaagtgcTTTACAGaaaaatcatatcttgttatacatgaaaggagacacacaggggagaaaccgtattcatgttcagaatgtgggaagcgttttacagaaaaatcaactcttgttagacatgagagaattcacacaggagagaagccatattcatgcccgaaatgtgggaaatatttcacgcgaaaatcatatcttgttatccatgagagaactcacacaggagagaaaccgtattcatgtttgaaatgtgggaagtattttacacgaaaatcatatcttgttacacatgagagaagtcacacaggagagaagccgtattcatgttctaaatgtgggaaatattttacgcgaaaatcatatcttgttacacatgagagaattcacacaggagagaagccgtattcatgttcagaatgtgggaaatgttttacacaaaaatcacatcttgttatacaCAAGAGAACACACACAGGAGAAAATCCATATTCATGCCCTGAATGTGGAAAATATTTGACAAATAAATCACACCTTGctgcacatcagagaattcacacaggagagaagccattttcatgttcagaatgtgggaaatgttttagacaaaaatcagatcttgttacacatcatagaagtcacacaggagagaagccatattcatgttcagaatgtgggaaatgttttacacaaaaatcacatcttgttatacaCAAGAGAACACACACAGGAGAAAATCCATATTCATGCCCTGAATGTGGAAAATATTTGACAAATAAATCACACCTTGctgcacatcagagaattcacacaggagagaagccattttcatgttcagaatgtgggaaatgttttacacaaaaatctgatattgttagacatgagagaaatcacacaggagagaagccatattcatgttcagaatgtgggaaatgtttcattaCTAAAGCCACACTTAGGGCTCATCATAGAAGTCACACAGAGGAGAAAACATTTTGA